A genomic window from Silene latifolia isolate original U9 population chromosome Y, ASM4854445v1, whole genome shotgun sequence includes:
- the LOC141631787 gene encoding protein FAR1-RELATED SEQUENCE 5-like, with amino-acid sequence MAVQDIFGSNGWVPTENYNYRSDKSMKSVVPEVFKESTHRLCMWHIMKKLREKVSYQLFQDEDFKTRLNRCVWNNQLEPDEFEEQWGKIMTDYQLVEHEWFSDLYNLEGTKWIPAYFKDVSMSGLMRVTSRSESENSFFDKFLTPHLTLVEFWVCYESALEAQRHKQSKLNSDNKHSEIPRKTKSNLEVHASNVLAQHFQRLPNAIGCGFVDCRFKDVEKIDETKIYILTHLQMPNKSWNVAYSPDNMEITCSCSMFQRMGLLCSNHCLWILHNQDFRKNTEIRHNAKMDKSCNE; translated from the coding sequence ATGGCTGTTCAAGACATTTTTGGAAGCAATGGGTGGGTGCCAACCGAGAATTATAATTACCGATCGGACAAATCAATGAAGTCGGTGGTCCCGGAAGTGTTTAAGGAGTCAACACACAGACTGTGCATGTGGCACATAATGAAGAAACTAAGAGAGAAAGTCAGTTATCAACTGTTTCAAGATGAGGATTTTAAGACCAGGCTCAAtaggtgtgtttggaacaaccaacTTGAGCCTGATGAATTCGAAGAACAATGGGGAAAGATAATGACTGATTATCAACTTGTAGAACACGAGTGGTTTTCAGATTTGTATAATCTCGAGGGAACAAAGTGGATCCCCGCCTACTTTAAAGATGTTTCAATGTCTGGCTTGATGAGGGTTACTTCTAGGTCCGAGAGTGAAAACAGTTTCTTTGACAAGTTCCTCACACCTCATTTGACCCTTGTTGAGTTTTGGGTGTGCTATGAGAGTGCCTTGGAAGCACAAAGACACAAGCAATCCAAATTGAACAGTGACAACAAACACTCTGAAATCCCACGGAAAACAAAGTCAAACCTTGAAGTCCATGCTTCAAATGTACTCGcacaacattttcaaagactTCCAAATGCAATTGGTTGCGGCTTTGTCGATTGCCGTTTTAAAGATGTggagaagattgatgagacaaaaatatatattctaacACACTTGCAGATGCCAAATAAGTCATGGAACGTAGCATATTCACCAGATAACATGGAGATTACTTGTTCTTGTTCTATGTTTCAGAGAATGGGCTTGTTGTGCAGCAATCACTGCCTTTGGATTCTACACAACCAAGATTTTCGTAAAAATACCGAAATAAGACATAACGCAAAGATGGACAAAAGCTGCAATGAGTAA